In Sphingopyxis sp. 113P3, one DNA window encodes the following:
- a CDS encoding EI24 domain-containing protein: protein MTSALHALLLALRDLPSPRVLRILAASLALTLLILLAAGAAIFFASRSALSRGQWLAGANLDMAGIVILLALIGASWLLFRAAAIAVIGLFADGIVADIETRHYPAAARRAVDVDWRRNAVLAFASLMRLILGNLAALPFYILLLVTGIGTPILALAVNALLLGRDLEAMVLARHPGQPRFDRTARWSLGLLSAAAFLIPVVNFLAPIIAAAMAVHMLHLGKRDDK from the coding sequence ATGACCAGCGCCCTTCACGCCCTGCTCCTCGCGCTCCGCGACCTGCCAAGCCCACGCGTGCTCCGGATCCTCGCCGCGAGCCTGGCGCTCACCCTCTTGATCCTCCTTGCCGCGGGCGCGGCGATATTCTTCGCTTCGCGCTCGGCGCTCTCGCGCGGGCAATGGCTTGCCGGCGCGAACCTCGACATGGCCGGGATCGTCATTCTCCTCGCACTGATCGGCGCAAGCTGGCTTCTGTTCCGCGCGGCCGCTATCGCTGTCATCGGCCTGTTCGCAGACGGTATCGTTGCCGATATCGAGACACGCCATTATCCCGCCGCGGCGCGGCGCGCAGTCGATGTCGACTGGCGGCGCAACGCTGTCCTTGCGTTCGCCTCGCTGATGCGGCTGATCCTCGGCAATCTCGCGGCGCTGCCCTTCTACATTCTGCTTCTCGTTACCGGTATCGGCACGCCGATTCTCGCGCTGGCGGTCAACGCGTTGCTGCTCGGGCGCGATCTCGAGGCGATGGTCCTGGCGCGCCACCCCGGCCAGCCGCGGTTCGACCGCACTGCACGCTGGTCGCTCGGGCTGCTGTCCGCCGCAGCTTTCCTGATACCCGTCGTCAATTTCTTGGCCCCCATCATCGCCGCCGCTATGGCCGTGCACATGCTTCATCTGGGGAAGAGGGACGACAAATGA